Genomic window (Xylanimonas protaetiae):
TCGGGGCTGCAGTCGTCGACCACGATGATGTGATCGACGAAGTCCGGCATTGTTTCGATGACCGTCGTGATCATCTTCGCCTCGTTGTATGCAGGCACGATCGCAGCGATGCGCGCTCCCTCAAAAACCATCAGACCCCCTCTGTCGAAGTCGCGTGCCGTCGGCCCCGTGGGCGTCGGCGGCGAACACCCACCAGCGGTACGCGAAGAAGTTCGAGACCGTCGTGACCATCGTCGCGACCACCTTGCCGATGCCCCAGCCTGCGGAGGTCTGGTCGATCAGCGCGACGACCGCGGCGGTGACGACGGTGTTGACCGCCACGAGGATCGTGTACCGCACCAGCGCGCGACCGTGCGGGGCTCGCGACGCAAACCCGATCCTGCGCTGCACCGAGTATGTGAAAGCAAAACTGAGCAGAAAAGCCACCGCGGCGGCAACGCCCGTCGGCCAGCCCAGGCCTTCACGAAGCAGCGCGAGAAAGCCGAAGTCGACGGCGAATGCGAGCCCCCCGGCGACGAGGTACCGCGCGATGCTGACAGTCATCATGCGACACTCCAGATCGCTCGGCGCCCACGAACCGGTGTGTGACGCCTCCGAGCGTTCCAGTTCTGGAGGGCAAGATGTCGGTCGGGTTGCGCTCGCACGGGAGAAGGCTAGCGGGAGTCGGACCCGACCTCTGTCCCCCTAGCCGCAATGCCGCGAAGTTAGGGCTCTGACCTGGCTGTCAAGGGGTGTTGGTGCTGGTCATAGCAGCGAAGCTCCTGTAGTTGAGGGCTGTCCGCCAAGACATGCCTTCACCACAGGAGCTTTGCCGTGCCGCAGTCTGCCATCGATCGTGTCGCTCGCGCCTTCGCTCCGGGGCACCTGGGCGAGTTGAGCGCCCTGGTTCCCGTCGAGCTCGTCGATGAGGTGCTGGCCCGTCACCGGGCGACCGAGCAGCGCGTACGGCTGCTGCCCTCACGGGTGGTCGTCTACCTGCTGGTCGCGGGTGCGTTGTTCGCGGGCCTGGGCTGGCAGCAGGTCTGGGACCGGCTGGTCGCCGGCCTCGGGCATGTCGATTCCTGTCCGTCGCGCACCGCGATCGCGCTCGCGCTGCGCCGGGTCGGGCCCGGCCCGTTGCGGTCGCTGTTCGAGGTCCTGGCCTGCCCGGCACCAGGCTCGACCCGGTGGCGGGGACTGCTGGTGTGCGCGCTGGACGGGACGGTCACCTCGGTGCCTGACAGCCCGGCCAACACCATCCGGTACGTCAAGCAGCGCGGCGGGCCCACCGGCGGCGGGTCCTACCCCGGGCTGCGGCTGGTCGCGCTCGTCGCGTGCGGGACCCGCACCCTGATCGATGCGACGTTCGGCCCGACCACGACCGGGGAGACGGTCTACGCGCAGGTCCTGACTCGCTCGCTGCATGCCGGGATGCTGCTGCTGGCCGACCGCGGCCTGAGCTCGGCGGCGCTGGTCGCCGCAGCCCACGCGAGGGGAGCCCACGTGCTGGTGCGAGCACGTACCGCCGCCGCCAACGGTCCCGCCCTGCCCGTCACCCGAGCGCTGGACGATGGTTCGTGGCTGTCGATGCTCGGCGCCACACGGGTGCGCGTCATCGACGCTCAGATCACCTCGGCCACGACGGCTGCGACCACGACCAGCCACTACCGCCTGGTCACCACGCTCCTGGACCCCCGCACCCACCCGGCCGACCAGCTCGCGGGCCTGTACCACCAACGCTGGCAGGTCGAGACCGCCTACCTCGAGCTGAAGTCGACCATCCTGGGCGGGCGGGTCCTGCGCGCCCGGACCCCCGACGGGATCGAGCAAGAGGTCTACGCCCTGCTCATCGCCTACCAGGCCCTACGCACCGCCATTGGCCGACGCGACCACCACCACCGCGATCCCGCCCGACCGCGCCAGCTTCACGATCGCGCTGAACGCCGCACGCGACCAGATCACCGCCAACCGGCACGCCGACGCCACCGATCCCCCGATCGAACTGCTCGGCGTGATCGGCGCCGCGGTCACCGCACGACCACTGCCAGCAACCCGCCCCCGCACGAACGCCCGCACCGTCAAACGAGCGATCTCCAAGTACAACGCCCGCGGCCCCAACATCGACCGCAAGACCTACAAGACCACCCTGACCATCACGATCTTGACAAAACCGACGCCCACCTAACTTCGCGGCATTGCCCCTAGCCGCCATCCGTCGCCTACCCCGCATGAAGACGCACGATCGGGGAGACACCTGACGCCATGAACGCGAGCCGGCACGTCACGAGCCGGCGGCACCGCGGGCGTAACCGGCGAGGGTCGCGGCCACAGAGTCCGAGACCACGCCAGAACTGCCGAGCACGACGACATGTGCCGGCGCTAGGCGCTGCAGTTCCGCCGCAATGACCTCGGGAACGGCGCTGGTCGTCACCAGGAGCACCGGCCCGCCGCCGGCAGCCGCGGCCGGCGCCCCAGACAGACCGTCCGGGAAGTTCGTTCCCACGGCGACGTAGGCCACTGGCACACCTGGCGCGAAAGTCGCCGCCGAGATCGCCGCTGAAGTCGAGTACCGATCCGGTCCAGCAAGGCGAGTCACCCCACCGGAGGTCAGCCCATTCAACCGAGTAGCCACCGCGTCCGAAACCACGCCCGCACTACCGAGCACCACGATCCGACCCGGACGCAGACGCCGCAGCTCTCCCTCGACAACGCTCGGAACCCCGTTGGTCTCGACCAACAACACCGGGCCCTTCCCGGCGGCCGCCGCAGAAGCACCCGACAGCGCATCGGGGAAGTCCGTTCCGACGGCGACGTAGGCCACTGGCACACCTGGCGCGAAAGTCGCCGCCGAGATCGCCGCTGAAGTCGAGTACCGATCCGGTCCAGCAAGGCGAGTCACCCCACCGGAGGTCAGCCCATTCAACCGAGTAGCCACCGCGTCCGAAACCACGCCCGCACTACCGAGCACCACGATCCGACCCGGACGCAGACGCCGCAGCTCTCCCTCGACAACGCTCGGAACCCCGTTGGTCTCGACCAACAACACCGGGCCCTTCCCGGCGGCCGCCGCAGAAGCACCCGACAGCGCATCGGGGAAGTCCGTTCCGACGGCGACGTAGGCCACTGGCACACCTGGCGCGAAAGTCGCCGCCGAGATCGCCGCTGAAGTCGAGTACCGATCCGGTCCAGCAAGACGGGTCACCCCGGCGAAGTAGGGGGCATAGAGGCCCGCGTACTGGGCAGCAGCTGCTCGGATGCCGGGCAGCACTGCGTAGCCCAGGTCACCAGGGCACTGTGTCTGGTGGGTGTCGCGGTGAGCGAACACCCGTGGCAGGACGACCTGCTGGCCCGCAACGAACCGGCCGCCCGCGGTCTGGCTGGCGGCAGTGAAGGTCGTCGACTCCGCTGGGTTGACGCCATACTGAGCGAGGCGGTACCCGATGATCTTGGCAACACCGTCCTGCTGCGCGGCTGAGGGCGTCACGCCCGCCGCGGTGGTGTAGCTGCCGAGCATTGCGACACCGACGGTGCCCGTGTTGAACCCGCCCGTGTGCGCCCCGATGATCGGGGCGTCAACGCTGCCTGCGGCGCCCTCGTAGATGTTGCCCCATTTGTCGACGATGAAGTTGTAGCCGATGTCGCACCAGCCGTTGGAGTTCTGGTGGTAGGCCTGATCGTTGCGGATAAGCTGCATCGCTTCCGCCACCGAGCTGTAGCTGTTCGCATTGTCGGTGTGATGGACCGCCGCGCCCTTCAGTGCGGACGCTGCGGGCCACGCGCAGGCGGGCGCAGCTCGCCACTCGCTGCGAGTGATGATGGTGGGACCAGCGGTGGTCCCAGCAGGAGCGACCACGCCAGCACTCGTCGCCGCAGGTGCGTCGACCTTGTCCGAGGACACCGTGGTGACCTGCACACCGGAGGGAACGGTGAGCGCGGCGTCGACCGTCGCGATCTCAAGCGCATCGGACTCCCCCACGTAGACCGGGCTCGACGAGACAGTCCTCGTCTCCCGGTCGGGTCCGTCTGTCTCCCTCTCTAGATGGGTCCATCCTCCCCAGGCGCCATCCGTGTCACGAACCCGCACCTGAAGATCTGGCATCGCGCTGTCGACGTCAGCGGGCCAGCTCACACCGACAGTCTGGAAGCCTTCGGCAACCTCCATCGGCGCCTCCGCGTTCGCGTCCACTGTCTCGACGTCCGCCGCTGTCGGGCCCGCCTCAGGCAGGACGGAGTCCGTGGCGCCCGCCTGGTCCGAGGTGCCCTGCACGCGATGCGGTGCCGCCGCCGCTGGCGCCGCGGTGATGACGGCTGACGCAGACATCGCGATCACGGCGGCACTGCCGACTGCAAGCGCCCCTCGGGCCGCGGCACCCGGGGCCTTCACGGACAACCGTGATCCGCGACCCGCAGTGCTCGTCGTGCGACGGGCTGGCCCTAGCTCGTGTCTCAACGTGGCTCCAAGTGGACGTGCTTCGCGCTGGCTGCAAGTGACGACGTGTGACGAACATAGCGAACCGAGGCGCGCCGGGGAACCGCGTCCGCAGCCAAAGCAGCACGGCTAGCATCGGTGCCCGTGAAGATCCTCAGCGTCGTCGGTGCACGCCCGCAGTTCGTCAAGCTCGCACCGATCGCTCGTGCCGCCACCGACGCAGGCGTAGACCACGTCATCGTCCACACCGGGCAGCACTACGACCCCATGTTGTCCGACGTCTTCTTTCGTGAGCTCGGCATCCCCGACCCGGACGTGCACCTCGGTGTCGGCTCCGCGAGTCACGGCGTCCAGACTGGAGCCATCCTGGGCGCCCTCGACGGCGTGCTGGAGGAGCATCGGCCAGACTGGGTGCTCGCCTACGGCGACACGAACTCGACATTGGCTGCTGCGATCGCCGCGGTCAAGCTCCACTATCCCCTGGCGCATCTTGAGGCCGGGCTCCGCTCGTTCAACCGGCGGATGCCAGAGGAACTCAACCGCGTGCTAACTGACCACGCTGCGGACCTGTGCCTGGCCCCGACAGAGGTCGGCATGAAGCACCTTGTGGACGAGGGCCTTGCCGATCACTCCATCCTCGTCGGCGACGTGATGACGGACGTGCTCCTCCAGGTCCGCGATGCCGTGGCCGACCGCGAAGTACCGCTGCTCGATGACCTGGGCCTGGAACGCCAGGGCTTCTACATTGCCACCCTCCACAGGGCGGAGAACACGGACGACCCGGCGCGTCTGGACGCCGTCATCCAAGGCCTCAGCGAGCTCGACCACCCCGTCGTCCTCCTCGCACACCCGCGCGTCGTTGCGAAGGCGACGGAGCACGGCCTGACGCTCGAACGAGGCGCACTGCGCCTGCACACGCCACTCGGCTACCCGGACCTCGTGGCCGCCGTACTGGCCTCGGCCGGGGTTGTCACGGACTCGGGCGGCCTCCAGAAGGAGGCATTCCTCTTGCGGACCCCCTGCACCACGATTCGACCCGAGACGGAGTGGGTGGAGACCGTCGCGCTGGGATGGAACGTCCTGGCCAACACGGCCGACGAGATCCGGGAAGCCGTGGCGCGTCCGATGCCCACGCCAACGTCGGAGCAGCCCTACGGTGACGGACACGCAGCGCGGCGTGTGGTCGAGGTACTGGCGGCGTCGCGCCGATGAAAATTCTCCTCGTCACACCATGGTTCCCGACGACCGTGGCGCCCGAGTCCGGACTCTTCGTGCTCCGGGACGCGCTGGCCCTGGCCATGGTCGCCGACGTGTCAGTGCTCCATCTCGACTGGAACAGTGACACGACCAGCCTTGCCGGGATCGATCCTGCGATCCGCGTGCAGCGGGTGCGGCTCGACCGGCGCGACCCACGCGCATATCTTCGGGCGCGAAAGCACGTCCGCGCGGCAGCGCGTCAGGCGGATGTCGTGCACACTCATGCCCTCACTGGACTCGTCCCGTTCCTCGTTGGGCGCCCTGCTCCGGCACGTTCGCCGTGGGTGCACACCGAGCACTGGTCCGGGCTGACCGCTTCGGAGACGCTCGGACGCGCGGAGCGCGTCATGAGACGGCTCCTCCTTCCCGTGTTGCGGCGTCCGGACGTCGTCGTGGTGGCCTGTCGTCGACTCGCCGAGCCGATCGGGGCGCTACGACGAGGACGTGTCGAAGTGGTGCCCTGCGTCGTGGACGACCCACCTCAGGTCCGAGAAGCAACGCGCGATCCGCACCTTCTGCGCCTCGTTGGTGTCGGAGGTCTGATCGACCGGAAGGGCCCGCTGACCGCACTCGCAACCGTCGCGGAGCTCCGCCGGCGCGGGATGCCCGCACAGTTGACGTGGGTTGGAACGGGGCCGCTCCGCGAAGCGGTGCTCGATGCGGCGAAAGAGGCGGGGCTCGAGGAAGACGTGCATCTGGCCGGTGCGCTGCCTCCCGCAGAGGTCGCAGCCGAGCTCGACGCGGCCGACATGTTCATCCTCCCGACGAGCGGTGACAACTTCTGCGTCGTGGTCGCAGAGGCGCTGACGCACGGCCGTCCCGTGGTCAGCGGGGCGTCGACAGGAGCGGTCGACTACGCGGTCGCCGCGGTCAGCGAGTTCGTGGAGAGCAGGGACGCGTTCGCCTACGCCGACGCCGTGGTGTCGCTGAGGGAGCGAACAGCGCGGATGTCCGCAGCCGACATCGCGGGCACCGTCCGTGGTGCGT
Coding sequences:
- a CDS encoding GtrA family protein; protein product: MMTVSIARYLVAGGLAFAVDFGFLALLREGLGWPTGVAAAVAFLLSFAFTYSVQRRIGFASRAPHGRALVRYTILVAVNTVVTAAVVALIDQTSAGWGIGKVVATMVTTVSNFFAYRWWVFAADAHGADGTRLRQRGSDGF
- a CDS encoding IS4 family transposase — its product is MPQSAIDRVARAFAPGHLGELSALVPVELVDEVLARHRATEQRVRLLPSRVVVYLLVAGALFAGLGWQQVWDRLVAGLGHVDSCPSRTAIALALRRVGPGPLRSLFEVLACPAPGSTRWRGLLVCALDGTVTSVPDSPANTIRYVKQRGGPTGGGSYPGLRLVALVACGTRTLIDATFGPTTTGETVYAQVLTRSLHAGMLLLADRGLSSAALVAAAHARGAHVLVRARTAAANGPALPVTRALDDGSWLSMLGATRVRVIDAQITSATTAATTTSHYRLVTTLLDPRTHPADQLAGLYHQRWQVETAYLELKSTILGGRVLRARTPDGIEQEVYALLIAYQALRTAIGRRDHHHRDPARPRQLHDRAERRTRPDHRQPARRRHRSPDRTARRDRRRGHRTTTASNPPPHERPHRQTSDLQVQRPRPQHRPQDLQDHPDHHDLDKTDAHLTSRHCP
- a CDS encoding cell wall-binding repeat-containing protein, whose amino-acid sequence is MSASAVITAAPAAAAPHRVQGTSDQAGATDSVLPEAGPTAADVETVDANAEAPMEVAEGFQTVGVSWPADVDSAMPDLQVRVRDTDGAWGGWTHLERETDGPDRETRTVSSSPVYVGESDALEIATVDAALTVPSGVQVTTVSSDKVDAPAATSAGVVAPAGTTAGPTIITRSEWRAAPACAWPAASALKGAAVHHTDNANSYSSVAEAMQLIRNDQAYHQNSNGWCDIGYNFIVDKWGNIYEGAAGSVDAPIIGAHTGGFNTGTVGVAMLGSYTTAAGVTPSAAQQDGVAKIIGYRLAQYGVNPAESTTFTAASQTAGGRFVAGQQVVLPRVFAHRDTHQTQCPGDLGYAVLPGIRAAAAQYAGLYAPYFAGVTRLAGPDRYSTSAAISAATFAPGVPVAYVAVGTDFPDALSGASAAAAGKGPVLLVETNGVPSVVEGELRRLRPGRIVVLGSAGVVSDAVATRLNGLTSGGVTRLAGPDRYSTSAAISAATFAPGVPVAYVAVGTDFPDALSGASAAAAGKGPVLLVETNGVPSVVEGELRRLRPGRIVVLGSAGVVSDAVATRLNGLTSGGVTRLAGPDRYSTSAAISAATFAPGVPVAYVAVGTNFPDGLSGAPAAAAGGGPVLLVTTSAVPEVIAAELQRLAPAHVVVLGSSGVVSDSVAATLAGYARGAAGS
- the wecB gene encoding non-hydrolyzing UDP-N-acetylglucosamine 2-epimerase; translated protein: MKILSVVGARPQFVKLAPIARAATDAGVDHVIVHTGQHYDPMLSDVFFRELGIPDPDVHLGVGSASHGVQTGAILGALDGVLEEHRPDWVLAYGDTNSTLAAAIAAVKLHYPLAHLEAGLRSFNRRMPEELNRVLTDHAADLCLAPTEVGMKHLVDEGLADHSILVGDVMTDVLLQVRDAVADREVPLLDDLGLERQGFYIATLHRAENTDDPARLDAVIQGLSELDHPVVLLAHPRVVAKATEHGLTLERGALRLHTPLGYPDLVAAVLASAGVVTDSGGLQKEAFLLRTPCTTIRPETEWVETVALGWNVLANTADEIREAVARPMPTPTSEQPYGDGHAARRVVEVLAASRR
- a CDS encoding glycosyltransferase family 4 protein; the protein is MKILLVTPWFPTTVAPESGLFVLRDALALAMVADVSVLHLDWNSDTTSLAGIDPAIRVQRVRLDRRDPRAYLRARKHVRAAARQADVVHTHALTGLVPFLVGRPAPARSPWVHTEHWSGLTASETLGRAERVMRRLLLPVLRRPDVVVVACRRLAEPIGALRRGRVEVVPCVVDDPPQVREATRDPHLLRLVGVGGLIDRKGPLTALATVAELRRRGMPAQLTWVGTGPLREAVLDAAKEAGLEEDVHLAGALPPAEVAAELDAADMFILPTSGDNFCVVVAEALTHGRPVVSGASTGAVDYAVAAVSEFVESRDAFAYADAVVSLRERTARMSAADIAGTVRGAFSSEAVAHRLMAVYGQLVHP